The Rhodocyclaceae bacterium DNA window GCGCTTCGCCCACGGGCTGCAGGTACGCCCGTTCTTCAGCAAGCTGGTCGAGCCGGTGCCCGATCGGCTGGCGAGCATGGACCGCACCGGCATCGACCGGCAGGTGCTGTCGGTATGGACCGACATCTTCGCCTACGCACTGCCCCATGCCCAGGGCACCCGCTGGCACCGGCTGCTGAACGATTCGCTGGCGCGCCTGTGTGCGCGCGAGCCGTCGCGCTTCTCCTGGCTCGCCTCGGGTGCCCTGCCCGATGCGGCGGGTGCCGCGCGCGAACTCGAGCGTGCGGTGCGCGAAGATGGCGCCGTCGGCGGCGTCGTCGCCGCCAACATCGAGGGCACCAACCTCGGAGACATCGACCTCGACGCATACTGGGCCTGCGCGCAGTCGCTCGGCGTGCCGGTGTTCATCCATCCGGCCGCGCCAGCCCCGAACGCGCGCACCACGCGCCACGCGCTGAACCAGATCGTTCAGTACACGTACGACACCACGCTGTGCGTCGGATCGCTGATCGGGTCCGGCGTACTCGACCGCTTCCCGAAGCTGGAACTGATCCTGTCGCATGGCGGCGGTGCGCTGCCCTGGCTCATTGGCCGCTTCGACTGCATGCATGGCCGGATGGACCGGAAGCAGCAGCAGGACGTCGCGGCCATGGCACCTTCGTCGTACTTGACGCGGCTGTCCTACGACACGATCCTCCACGAACCTGCCGCGCTGCGCTACCTCATCGAACGCGTCGGCGCGGATCGCGTGGTACTGGGCAGCGACGATTCGTTCCCGCCCGCCGACCACGACCCGATGGCAACCCTGCGGGCGACCGGGATCGGCGCCCGCGACATCGAACTGATCGCGGATGGCAACCCGCGCCGCCTGTTCCGGTTCTGACCTGCGGCAATCACGGCACGGCACTTCCGCCCGAACTCACCCACACAGGCAGGTACGACGATGGAAATCAAAGGCGAACGAATCATCCCGGCCAAGCGGCCGGTAGTCTGGGCAGCACTCAACGATGCAGGCGTGCTGCAGCGCTCGATCCCCGGCTGCGAGACGATCGACAAGGTGTCAGACACCGAGCTCAATGCGACCCTCACCCTGAAGGTCGGCCCTGTGAAAGCCAGGTTCAAGGGCAACGTGAAGCTGATCGACCTGACGCCGCCCGAGCAGTACACGATCGTCGGCGAGGGCCAGGGCGGTGTCGCCGGCTTCGGCAAGATGAAGGCGACGGTCACCCTGCTGGAAGTCGATGGCGGCACGCGCCTCAACTACGTCGCCGATGCCCAGGTCGGAGGCAAGCTGGCACAGGTCGGCTCGCGGCTGATCGAGGGCACGGCGACCAAGCTCGCACAGGAATTCTTCGACGCGTTCGAGAAGAACGTCGTCGCGACCGGCGGCGCCGATGCCGGCGACGAGACGCCGGTGCCTGCCGCCGCAGCGCCTGCAGCCGAAGCACCAGAGGCCCCGCTGCCGCCGCCGGCGGCGAACCCGGACCCGATCGGCGCGGTACCGAAGTGGGTCTGGGCGGTCGGCGCGGCGGCAGCCCTCGTGATCGCGATGTTCCTGACCAGCATGCGCGGCTGACCGCTCACCCACCCCAACCCGAGGAGCCTGCAATGCCCTACGCGACCGCTGCCGATGGCGTAAAGCTGTACTACGAAGAAGCCGGTTCGGGAACGCCGATCGTGTTCGTGCACGAGTTCGGCGACAACTACCGCAGCTGGGAACAGCAGGTCGGCTTCTTCTCTCGTCGCTACCGCTGCATCGTGTACGCGGCCCGCGGCTATCCGCCGTCGGACATCCCGTCGGACGTCGAGCGTTACTCGCAGCGGCAGGCCTGTGACGACATCGCCGCGGTGATGGACCACCTCGGCCTCGCCAGGGCACATATCGTCGGCATCTCGATGGGTGGCTTCGCTACCCTGCACTTCGGGCTCAACCATCCCGCGCGCGCGCTGTCGCTGACCGCCGCCGCCGCCGGCTACGGGGCGGAGAAGGCCTTCGAGGGCGAGATGCGCGCCCAGGCCGAGGTCGCCGCGGGCAAGTTCGAATCGATGGGTCCCGCGAAATTCGCCGAGATCTACGGCGAGGCGGCCGCGCGCGTGCAGTTCCAGAACAAGGATCCGCGCGGCTGGCGTGCCTTCATCGAGCGCCTGAAACAGCACTCGCAGGTCGGCGCGGCAGCAACGATGCGCGGCGTGCAGGCGCGCAGGCCATCGCTCTACGACCTCGAAGACAACCTGCGCAACATGCAGGTGCCTGCACTGCTGATCGTCGGCGACGAAGACGATCACTGCATCCAGCCGGGCATCTTCCTCAAGCGCATCCTGCCGGCGTGCGGCCTGGTCGTGCTGCCCAAGACCGGCCATGCGGTGAACCTCGAGGAGCCAGCGCTGTTCAACCAGTTCGTCGCCGAGTTCCTGGCGCAGGTCGAGAACAACGCCTGGAAGGTACGCGACCCTCGCGCGATCCCGGGCGCACTGCTCAAGACCTGATGCCGCGCGGCCTGCGGCTGTCTTCCGCAGGCCGTGCGACCGATCACTGGCCCTTGATGCCGGTGCTCGCGATCACCTCGCGCCAGCGCTGCAGGTCGACCTTCATGAATGCCTGGAACTCGTCCGGACCCATGCCGACCGGCTCCAGGCCCTGCGCGGCCAACTGCTGCTTGAGTTCAGCGGTCTCCATCGCGCCGAGCATGATCCGGTGCACGCGGTCGATGATCGGCCGCGGCGTACCGGCTGGCGCCATGATGCCGAACCATGCGGTGAAATCGAAGCCCGGGAGCATCGATTCGGCGACCGTCGGTACCGACGGCAGGCTCGGGACGCGCCTGATCGAGGTCACCGCGACCGGGCGGATCTTCCCGCTGTCTATGTAGGGCCGAAGCGCCGGTATCGCGTAGATCATCACCGGAAGGTGTCCGCCGACGAAATCGGCGATCGCCTGCCCCTGCGCCTTGTACGGGACGTGGGTCATCGTGACGCCGGCCCGGGCGAACAGGAATTCGCCCGACAGGTGGGTGGTCGTGCCGGTGCCGGAACTGGTGTAGTTCATCGTCGGATCGCGCCGGGCGAGCGCGACCAGGTCCTTTACCGTCTTCACCGGCAGCGACGAATGCACCGCGATGAGCCCGGGGGCGTTCGTGATCAGCGTGATCGCCTGGAAATCGCGCACCGGGTCATACGGCACGTTGGCCATCATCAGGGTGCCGGTACCATGGCTCGCAACCGTGCCGAGCACCAGGGTATGGCCGTCCGGCGCAGCGCGTGCCGCCTCGGCACCACCGATGGTGCCTGCCGCGCCCGGACGGTTGTCGACGGCGACTCCCTGGCCGAGTTCCTTCGACAACTGGGCCCCCATCAGCCGCGCGATGATGTCGGCAGTGGAGCCGGCACCGAACGGGACGATCAGCCGGATCGGACGCACCGGCCAGGCCTGCGCCAGGGCATCGGCGGAGGCCGCACCGAGCAGGACCGTCGAGCCAGCCAGGGCAAGCGCGATGGCGACACGGAGGGAGCCGCGTCTCGAGGAAAGACTGGATGGCATTGCTTGCTCCAGGGGAAGGCGGTCCGTATCGCGGGGATGGCGGCGGTACGGCCCGGCGTGACGAATATCGGAGAACGACTCAGCGCGGCGGTTCGTAAAGCTCGACCTTGGTGCCGTCCGGATCGGCGACATAGATCGTACGTCCGTAGATGCCGTCGTGCACGTCCTGGAAGAAATGCACCCCGGCGGCACGAAGGCGCGTGGCCAGGCCTTCTACGTCGTGCACCGTATAGGCCATGTGGTCGATCTGCAGCGGCTTGCCGGGGCCCCCGGTGGTCAGCGCCAGCCCCTGGAGGAACGGCACGAACGGCCGGCCGTCGGCGAGCGGCCTGGCCGGACGGATGGTGAAACCGAGCAGGTCTACATAGAAGTGCTTCGAGGCCTCGATGTCGGCGACCTGCATCAGCAGGTGCGCGAAGCCGAGGGTACGCGGCGTCTCGTCGGTTGCCATCAGTGGGTGTCCGGCTCGTTCTCGATGCCGAGCTTGCCGGCACGACCCCAGCTGTCCTTGGGCACGTCCTGGATGATCACGTGCAGGTGGTCGGGCTTGCACGCGGCATGCACGACCATGGCCTCGGTGATGGCCGCCACAAGCTTGCGCTTCTGTTCGGTGCTGCGGCCGGTCCACATCTGTACAGTGACTACTGGCATCTGAACTCCTCGGATTGGGTATCGGATCGGGTATCGGAGGCGGACTCAGGCGTCCGCGCGAAGGATCTTCTCGATGCGCGGCCGGACACCCGACCACTGGCTGGCACCGACGGTGACCGGTGCCCGGCTACCCAGCCCGCGTGCCCAGACGGCTTTCAGGCCGAGTTCCTTCGCGGCCTCGAAGTCGACGCCGCCAGGCGGCGCTGCGAGGTCGGCGACCAGTGCATGCCTGGGCAGCCGTTCCAGCACGTCGCGCCCGACCACGCGCGACGGCACGGTCGAGAAGACCATGTCGAGGCCGGGCGCGAGCGCAGGCAGATCTTCCAGCATGTGTACCTGCGCACCGGCCGCATAGGCCGCGGCCCGCTGCACAGGATTGCGCGCGGCGACGTGGGTGACCGCACCCAGCGCGACCATGTAGCGCGCGAGCAGGAAGCCGATGGATCCCTGCCCCACGACCGCGACGTTCGCCTTGTGGATGGTGATCGAGGTGTTCTCGATCACCACCTTGAGGAGCCCTTCGATGATCGCAGGGCCGCGCAGCAGCATCAGGTCCTGGTCCCACTCGTATTCGTGCAGCGTGATACCGAGCGCGTCGCAATGCGCCTGCAGCTTCGGATCAGCCCAGCCGAGGATGACATGGGCCGGCTGCGCCATCGCCGCGAGCATGGTCCGGTCGGGGATGATCGGCTCGGGCGCGGCGGGGGCGAACAGGGCACCGGTGGGCGCGATGCCGGGGATCGGAAACAGCGCGAAACGCGCACCGGCGAGCGCCTCCGCCGCGCTGGCGGCGCGGGTCACGCCTTCGATGCCAGCATCGGGCCACGGAAAACCGAATGCACGCACGGTCGCCCCCGTCGTCGCCGCCAGGCGGGCGATCTCCTGCTCGCGGCGGTCACCGCCGACGACTGCGATCGCGCAGCGCTTCCAGTCGATGTCGGCCATGCCGTCCGCATGGACGCCGGCCCCCGTATCCGCCACGATGCCCGTGCCTGTCCCTGTCCCTGTCCCTGTCCCTGTCCCTGTCCCTGTCGCCGTCACTGCTCCGGCCGCCTGCTTCATCCTGCTTCCTTCATGGAGTGATCACCCGGAATCGACAGCGTGAAGTGTGATCACAGCAGGCGAGCCGGTCAAGGTCCTCAAGGTGCTCAAGGACCCGCATCCCGGCGCGCACGCTGCATGCGCAACGGCCGGCATGCACAGCGTGCCAGCCCGCATCCTTGACACACCGTCGGCTGCTGAGCATAGTGAAAGCCATGGATGCACTGACCCGCGCCGCGCGCGAATCAACCGATTTCCCCTCGATACAGGCCCTGCACGCCGGTAACGGCGCCGGGCGCGGCGGCACAAGGGTCCGCGCAGGCAACGACGCCGGGCGCCAGCGCGGCGAACTCCAGTTGCAGGTGGCGCGGCTGCTGCGCGTCGCGCTGATGACCGGGCAGTTCGTACCCGGCCAGACGCTGTCCCTGCGTCAACTGGCGCACAAGCTCGGGACCAGCCCGATGCCGGTGCGCGGCGTGCTGGGCCAGATGATCGCCTCCGGCGTGCTCGAAACACAGCCGAACGGCTCGGTGGCCGTCGCACGCATGACGAGAGCCAGGTTTACCGAGCTCACCCGTGTACGCAAGGCGCTCGAAGGCATGGCAGCCGAGATGGCCTGCCGCAATGCCACCCCGAAACTGGTCGCCGCACTCGAGAAGATCAATGCTCGCCTGCATCGCGCCATCGCGAGCCGCGACATTCTCGCCTGCCTGCGGCTGAACCAGGCGTTCCACTTCACCCTGTATTCCGCCTCGGCCTCCGAGATCCTGCCCAGCCTGATCGAATCGCTCTGGCTGCGCGCAGGCCCGTTCATGTACTTTTCGCTGACCGCGCCTGCCACCCCCTGGGATGCCACGGGGCACCAGACCGTGATCGACTGCCTGCGCAAGGGCAATGCGCGAGGCACCCGGGTAGCCATCGAACGCGACATCGCTGGCTCGGCCACCTACCTGCTCAAGCACGCCGGCGCATTGCGCAACGAGATCGGCACCGGAGCTGACCCTGCCGCAGGCGGCAGGAACCCGCTCCCTCGCAAGCGCGCGGCGCGGCGCTGACTGGCCGGCAGGCGGTGTCGATGCGCAAGCTCGTCGGCCAGCCGCTGCGGCGGCGGGAAGACCTGCGCCTGCTGACCGGGCAGGGCCGGTTCGTCGACGATTTCAAGTGCGCCGGCCTGCACCATGCGGTGGTGGTGCGCAGCCCGGTGGCAGCCGGCCGCATCCGCAGCATGGACAAGTCTGCCGCGCTGGCCGCGCCTGGCGTGGTGGCCGTGCTCGACGCTGCGGACTTCTCCGCCTGCACCCGGCCGATCCCGCTGCGGGGAGGCATCCTGCCCGGGCTGCTCGACTACCTGCAACCGGTGATCGCACGCGACCGCGTCTGCTATGTCGGCGAGCCGGTCGCACTGGTGGTTGCCACGTCGAGGGCACTGGCGGAAGACGCGGCCGAAATGCTGTATCCCGACATCGAGGCGACCGAGCCGATCGTCACCTTCGACGCGGCGCGCGCGGGACGCATCCTCGTGCACCCGGCTTCAGGCCGAAACGTGGCCGAACGCTGGCAGAGCCGGCGCGGCGACGCCGCGGCGGCCTTCGCGCGCGCCGCCTACACGCGGCGTGAATCCTTCAGGTGCCATCGCCATTCCTCGGTGCCGCTCGAGACGCGCGGCCTGGTCGCGCGCTGGGACGCTGCGCGCGCGCACCTCGAGGTACTCGGCGCCGCGAAGGTGCCGCACTTCAACCGCGACGTGCTGGCCGGCATGCTCGGGCTCGAGCCGTCGCAGGTCGACCTCGTCGAGCTCGACGTCGGCGGCAGCTTCGGCGCGCGCGGCGAGTTCTACCCCGAAGACCTGCTCATTCCGGCTGCGGCCCGGATCACCGGGCTGCCGATCAAGTGGATCGAGGACCGACGCGAGAACCTGCTGGCGATGAACCACGCACGCGAGATGGAATGCGAGCTAGAGATCGCGGCAGATGCCGATGGCCGCATCCTCGGCCTGCGCGGCCGGCTGGTCGCCGACATGGGCGCCTATGTGCGCACCACCGGCGTGATCGCGGCCGCCAAGGCCGGCAACTTCCTGCCGGGTCCGTACGACATCCCCGACTACGCCTGCGACATCGAGGCAGTGGTCACCAACCGCACACCAACGGGTACCTACCGCGGCCCGGGTCGCTACGAGGCGAACTTCTTCCGCGAGCGCCTGATCGACCTGATGGCGCACGACCTGGGCATCGATGCCGCCGAAGTACGCCGACGCAACCTGGTGCGCCGCGAACAGATGCCCTACCCGATCGGAAGCCTGGTGCCCTACGAAGGTCCGGCCAGCTACGACAGCGGCGACTATCCGGCCGCGCTGGCGCGTGCGCTCGACGAGATCGGCCATGCCGCGCTGGCAGCGCAGCGCGGCCGGCTGGTTGATGGCCGCTACCACGGCATCGGCATCGGCTGCTTCGTCGACAGCACCGGCCCCGGCCCGGCCGAGTACGCCCGCATCCGGGTGCGCAGGCCGGATGCGATCGACGTGTTCACCGGCTGTTCCTCGAGCGGCCAGGGCCACCAGACGACCTTCGCGCAGATCGCAGCGGACGTACTCGGCCTGCCGTTCGAAGCCGTACAGGTGCAGGCCTGCTCGACGCTCGGCACGAAGCGCGGTGGCGGCACCTTCCATGGCCGGGGTATCGTGATGGGCGGCAATGCAGTGCGCACCGCGGCCGAGGCGTTGCGCAGCGCATGGATCGCGCTGGCCGCCGCGCGCAGCGGCCTGGCGGCCGCCACGCTGGCATGCGAGGGCGGCGTGGTGCGCGCGACCGGCCCGGACGGCAGCGCCGGACCGGTGCTGCTCGACCTGCCGATGCTTTGCAGCGAAGCCGCGGCTGGCGACCCATCGGCCCTGTCGGCCCTGGAAGCGGACATGGTGTACGAGAGTCGCGGCTGCACCTTCGAATACGGTACCCAGGTCGCGCATGTGGCGGTCGATGTCGAGACCGCACAGATCGAAGTACTGCGCCTGCTGACCGTCGAGGACTGCGGCAATCCCGTCAACCCGATGATCGTGCATGGCCAGGTGATCGGCGCATCGGTGCAGGGCCTTTCAGGCACCCTGCTCGAAGAGTTCGTCTACGACCGCGACGGCCAGATGCTGTCGGGCACCTTCGCCGACTACCTGATAGCCACCGCCACCGAGTTTCCGCGCGTCGATGCGATCAGCGTGAACCTCGCTCCCTCGTCGCACAACGCCCTCGGCCTTAAAGGCGTCGGCGAAGGCGGCACCGAGGGCGTCGGCGCGGCAGTCGCCAACGCGGTAGCCGACGCGCTGCGCGACTTCGACCTGGCACTGACCGAGTTGCCGCTCAGCCCCGACCGGCTGGCGCGTGCACTGCGAGAAAGTCGACGATCGCGCGGTTGAACAACGCGGGCTGTTCGACGTTCGACAGGTGCGATGCGTCCGGGATGATCACGAGCTGCGAGCCGGGCAGGTTGCGGTGGATCTCGCGCGCCATCTCCGGCGGCGTCCCGTGGTCCTGGTCGCCGACCATCACCAGCACCGGGCAGGTGATCTCATGCAGGCGATGCGCGAGGTCGACCCGCGCGATGGCCGCGCAGCAGCCGGCGAAGCCGTCCGGGGGCGTGGCCAGGATGTCGGCTCCGATACGGGCCATCACGTCGGGCCGGGCAGCCCGGAACGGGGCGGTAAACC harbors:
- a CDS encoding amidohydrolase; the protein is MPIDVHAHYVPLEILEPLSARAADFGVSVVESSPGCHCLRFAHGLQVRPFFSKLVEPVPDRLASMDRTGIDRQVLSVWTDIFAYALPHAQGTRWHRLLNDSLARLCAREPSRFSWLASGALPDAAGAARELERAVREDGAVGGVVAANIEGTNLGDIDLDAYWACAQSLGVPVFIHPAAPAPNARTTRHALNQIVQYTYDTTLCVGSLIGSGVLDRFPKLELILSHGGGALPWLIGRFDCMHGRMDRKQQQDVAAMAPSSYLTRLSYDTILHEPAALRYLIERVGADRVVLGSDDSFPPADHDPMATLRATGIGARDIELIADGNPRRLFRF
- a CDS encoding carbon monoxide dehydrogenase subunit G, with protein sequence MEIKGERIIPAKRPVVWAALNDAGVLQRSIPGCETIDKVSDTELNATLTLKVGPVKARFKGNVKLIDLTPPEQYTIVGEGQGGVAGFGKMKATVTLLEVDGGTRLNYVADAQVGGKLAQVGSRLIEGTATKLAQEFFDAFEKNVVATGGADAGDETPVPAAAAPAAEAPEAPLPPPAANPDPIGAVPKWVWAVGAAAALVIAMFLTSMRG
- a CDS encoding alpha/beta hydrolase; its protein translation is MPYATAADGVKLYYEEAGSGTPIVFVHEFGDNYRSWEQQVGFFSRRYRCIVYAARGYPPSDIPSDVERYSQRQACDDIAAVMDHLGLARAHIVGISMGGFATLHFGLNHPARALSLTAAAAGYGAEKAFEGEMRAQAEVAAGKFESMGPAKFAEIYGEAAARVQFQNKDPRGWRAFIERLKQHSQVGAAATMRGVQARRPSLYDLEDNLRNMQVPALLIVGDEDDHCIQPGIFLKRILPACGLVVLPKTGHAVNLEEPALFNQFVAEFLAQVENNAWKVRDPRAIPGALLKT
- a CDS encoding tripartite tricarboxylate transporter substrate binding protein, which codes for MPSSLSSRRGSLRVAIALALAGSTVLLGAASADALAQAWPVRPIRLIVPFGAGSTADIIARLMGAQLSKELGQGVAVDNRPGAAGTIGGAEAARAAPDGHTLVLGTVASHGTGTLMMANVPYDPVRDFQAITLITNAPGLIAVHSSLPVKTVKDLVALARRDPTMNYTSSGTGTTTHLSGEFLFARAGVTMTHVPYKAQGQAIADFVGGHLPVMIYAIPALRPYIDSGKIRPVAVTSIRRVPSLPSVPTVAESMLPGFDFTAWFGIMAPAGTPRPIIDRVHRIMLGAMETAELKQQLAAQGLEPVGMGPDEFQAFMKVDLQRWREVIASTGIKGQ
- a CDS encoding VOC family protein; the protein is MATDETPRTLGFAHLLMQVADIEASKHFYVDLLGFTIRPARPLADGRPFVPFLQGLALTTGGPGKPLQIDHMAYTVHDVEGLATRLRAAGVHFFQDVHDGIYGRTIYVADPDGTKVELYEPPR
- a CDS encoding tautomerase family protein; amino-acid sequence: MPVVTVQMWTGRSTEQKRKLVAAITEAMVVHAACKPDHLHVIIQDVPKDSWGRAGKLGIENEPDTH
- a CDS encoding serine carboxypeptidase, with the protein product MADIDWKRCAIAVVGGDRREQEIARLAATTGATVRAFGFPWPDAGIEGVTRAASAAEALAGARFALFPIPGIAPTGALFAPAAPEPIIPDRTMLAAMAQPAHVILGWADPKLQAHCDALGITLHEYEWDQDLMLLRGPAIIEGLLKVVIENTSITIHKANVAVVGQGSIGFLLARYMVALGAVTHVAARNPVQRAAAYAAGAQVHMLEDLPALAPGLDMVFSTVPSRVVGRDVLERLPRHALVADLAAPPGGVDFEAAKELGLKAVWARGLGSRAPVTVGASQWSGVRPRIEKILRADA
- a CDS encoding GntR family transcriptional regulator, whose translation is MDALTRAARESTDFPSIQALHAGNGAGRGGTRVRAGNDAGRQRGELQLQVARLLRVALMTGQFVPGQTLSLRQLAHKLGTSPMPVRGVLGQMIASGVLETQPNGSVAVARMTRARFTELTRVRKALEGMAAEMACRNATPKLVAALEKINARLHRAIASRDILACLRLNQAFHFTLYSASASEILPSLIESLWLRAGPFMYFSLTAPATPWDATGHQTVIDCLRKGNARGTRVAIERDIAGSATYLLKHAGALRNEIGTGADPAAGGRNPLPRKRAARR
- a CDS encoding xanthine dehydrogenase family protein — encoded protein: MRKLVGQPLRRREDLRLLTGQGRFVDDFKCAGLHHAVVVRSPVAAGRIRSMDKSAALAAPGVVAVLDAADFSACTRPIPLRGGILPGLLDYLQPVIARDRVCYVGEPVALVVATSRALAEDAAEMLYPDIEATEPIVTFDAARAGRILVHPASGRNVAERWQSRRGDAAAAFARAAYTRRESFRCHRHSSVPLETRGLVARWDAARAHLEVLGAAKVPHFNRDVLAGMLGLEPSQVDLVELDVGGSFGARGEFYPEDLLIPAAARITGLPIKWIEDRRENLLAMNHAREMECELEIAADADGRILGLRGRLVADMGAYVRTTGVIAAAKAGNFLPGPYDIPDYACDIEAVVTNRTPTGTYRGPGRYEANFFRERLIDLMAHDLGIDAAEVRRRNLVRREQMPYPIGSLVPYEGPASYDSGDYPAALARALDEIGHAALAAQRGRLVDGRYHGIGIGCFVDSTGPGPAEYARIRVRRPDAIDVFTGCSSSGQGHQTTFAQIAADVLGLPFEAVQVQACSTLGTKRGGGTFHGRGIVMGGNAVRTAAEALRSAWIALAAARSGLAAATLACEGGVVRATGPDGSAGPVLLDLPMLCSEAAAGDPSALSALEADMVYESRGCTFEYGTQVAHVAVDVETAQIEVLRLLTVEDCGNPVNPMIVHGQVIGASVQGLSGTLLEEFVYDRDGQMLSGTFADYLIATATEFPRVDAISVNLAPSSHNALGLKGVGEGGTEGVGAAVANAVADALRDFDLALTELPLSPDRLARALRESRRSRG